From a single Miscanthus floridulus cultivar M001 chromosome 8, ASM1932011v1, whole genome shotgun sequence genomic region:
- the LOC136472122 gene encoding uncharacterized protein, with amino-acid sequence MDPAAPGRFDKLQSSFKLTVQCLLTACSREVVNEAFSSFTDAEKERLHRMLTLVMKNTHANIMDEFNDFCQETQVAAALDKIDDFVELQNLDALSSEKTTVEEIKEKVSRAKKHEIEHLTGLLKKVEESNNVMKARIELLKLGEDSTAARDVLNKVTQWNCRFTGALRS; translated from the exons ATGGATCCCGCGGCGCCGGGGAGGTTCGACAAGCTCCAGAGCTCGTTCAAGCTCACCGTCCAGTGCCTCCTCACAGCCTGCTCCCGCGAG GTTGTCAATGAGGCTTTCTCGTCGTTCACCGATGCCGAGAAGGAGCGTCTGCACCGAATGCTCACCCTC gtgATGAAGAATACGCATGCCAACATAATG GATGAGTTTAACGACTTCTGCCAAGAAACACAG GTGGCTGCCGCCCTTGACAAGATAGATGACTTTGTTGAATTGCAAAATCTGGATGCATTATCTTCAGAGAA GACTACTGTtgaagaaatcaaagaaaaggtCTCAAGAGCAAAGAAGCATGAAATTGAACATTTGACGGGTTTACTGAAAAAG GTTGAAGAAAGTAACAATGTCATGAAAGCTCGAATTGAACTCCTGAAGTTAGGGGAGGATTCAACTGCTGCAAGAGATGTCCTCAATAAG GTGACGCAGTGGAACTGCAGGTTCACTGGCGCTCTGCGCTCCTGA
- the LOC136472119 gene encoding uncharacterized protein, translating into MSMNPYIYQELVRPALPFATSSLLLLRTNYFFSSDTYLSRTVEVIMSYWGSPGGPPSWAASWGPSPVVPLIVVVALGWVICQETLMGWYETVTELQETVTDNAVLLVLALGAAALLLALAVAGNRSEVVLVPVVLVAVMFLIQNIVLTALLLLVVVYFAGIYYYRPDRGYGYGYGYGYGGGFGGDWSGGGGAGLGFFMLLLLCLVLCAMFSDGGSGWWIPGVLLVACVLCLNLFSGGKVYP; encoded by the coding sequence ATGAGCATGAATCCATATATATACCAGGAACTTGTTAGGCCTGCATTGCCATTTGCAACAAGCAGTCTTCTGTTACTAAGAacaaattattttttttcttcagaTACATATCTCAGTAGAACTGTAGAGGTGATCATGAGCTACTGGGGAAGCCCAGGCGGACCGCCATCGTGGGCGGCGAGCTGGGGGCCATCGCCGGTGGTGCCGCTCATCGTCGTGGTGGCACTGGGATGGGTCATCTGCCAAGAGACCCTGATGGGGTGGTACGAGACGGTGACGGAGTTGCAGGAGACGGTGACGGACAACGCCGTGCTCCTGGTCCTCGCCCTCGGCGCCGCAGCGCTGCTGCTCGCCTTGGCCGTGGCCGGCAACCGGAGCGAGGTGGTGCTGGTGCCGGTGGTGCTGGTGGCGGTCATGTTCCTCATCCAGAACATCGTGCTCACCGCTCtcctgctgctggtggtggtctACTTCGCCGGCATATACTACTACCGGCCGGACAGAGGGTACGGCTACGGCTACGGGTACGGGTACGGCGGTGGTTTCGGCGGCGACTGGAGCGGCGGAGGGGGCGCCGGGCTGGGGTTcttcatgctgctgctgctgtgcctggtGCTGTGCGCCATGTTCTCCGACGGCGGCAGCGGCTGGTGGATCCCAGGTGTGCTGCTGGTTGCGTGCGTGCTCTGCCTCAATCTCTTCTCCGGCGGCAAAGTGTACCCCTGA